Proteins co-encoded in one Arthrobacter globiformis genomic window:
- a CDS encoding molybdopterin oxidoreductase family protein, with amino-acid sequence MTDRIADIWGERTPHGSGQAWPERVDQVLAEGLTDGDVDRWVQSACVLCSNGCGCDIAVKDGKMVGIRGRAADRVNRGRLGPKGLYGSWQGEAHRDRLTRPLIRVDGGLVETDWDTAMGRIVERSKELLASKGPLSHGFYTSGQLFLEEYYALGILGKAGIGTPHMDGNTRLCTATAAAALKESFGADGQPGSYADVDECSAVFLYGHNMAETQTVLWSRVLDRLDGPNPPKLVCVDPRDTEVARRADVHLAVHPGTNLALMNGLVRELFANGWIDEAYIAEHTANVEQLRSVVEPWTPEKVAETCGVDAADVRRAAEIFGTEDRVLSTVLQGFYQSAHATASACQVNNLHLLRGMLGSPGCGLLQMNGQPTAQNNRECGADGDLPGFRNWENPQHVEDLARLWNVDPGIIPDWAPPTHALQIFRYVEQGSIGLLWISATNPAVSMPQLERIRHILDKDSLFLVVQDIYLTETAQYADVVLPCAAWGEKTGTFTNVDRTVHLSEKAVDPPGEARSDLDVFLDYARRMGFTDRDGQPLLDWSGPEDGFEAWKECSRGRPCDYTGLSYDKLRGGSGIQWPCTAEQPGGTERLYTDAEFPTAPEHCESFGHDLLTGATTGETQYKATVEPGKAWLKALEYTPPHEEPDADYPLRYTTGRTAYHFHTRTKTGRSRRLNGAAPEPWIEMSVEDAARAGCQEGDIARVTSRRGSLEVPVRVGDIRPGTVFAPFHYGYWDTSDGGRHRAANELTVTEWDPVSKQPLFKNAAVRVEKLRSGDGPSKAPDTTASRRATGARR; translated from the coding sequence ATGACGGACCGGATCGCAGACATCTGGGGCGAACGGACACCCCACGGAAGCGGCCAGGCGTGGCCCGAGCGCGTGGACCAGGTTCTGGCCGAGGGGCTGACCGACGGCGACGTGGACCGCTGGGTGCAGTCGGCCTGCGTCCTGTGCAGCAACGGCTGCGGCTGCGACATCGCCGTCAAGGACGGGAAAATGGTGGGGATCCGCGGCCGAGCGGCAGACCGGGTGAACCGGGGCAGGCTCGGGCCGAAAGGCCTCTACGGCAGCTGGCAGGGCGAAGCACACCGGGACCGCCTGACCCGCCCGCTGATCAGGGTGGATGGCGGGCTGGTGGAAACGGACTGGGACACCGCCATGGGCCGCATCGTGGAGCGGAGCAAAGAACTCCTGGCCAGCAAGGGCCCGCTCAGCCACGGCTTCTACACCAGCGGGCAACTGTTCCTGGAGGAGTATTACGCGCTGGGCATCCTCGGCAAGGCCGGGATCGGCACGCCGCACATGGACGGCAACACGCGGCTCTGCACGGCCACGGCTGCGGCGGCGCTGAAGGAATCCTTCGGCGCCGACGGCCAGCCCGGCAGCTATGCCGACGTCGATGAGTGCAGCGCCGTCTTCCTGTATGGCCACAACATGGCGGAGACGCAGACGGTGCTGTGGTCGCGCGTGCTGGACCGGCTGGACGGGCCCAACCCGCCGAAGCTCGTGTGCGTTGACCCGCGCGACACCGAGGTGGCCCGCCGCGCCGACGTGCACCTGGCAGTTCATCCGGGCACCAATCTGGCGCTGATGAACGGGCTGGTCCGCGAGCTCTTCGCCAATGGCTGGATCGATGAGGCCTACATCGCCGAGCACACTGCCAACGTGGAGCAACTGCGCAGCGTGGTGGAGCCGTGGACCCCGGAGAAAGTGGCCGAAACATGCGGCGTGGATGCCGCCGACGTGCGGCGCGCGGCGGAGATCTTCGGCACTGAAGACAGGGTGCTTTCCACGGTCCTGCAGGGCTTCTACCAGTCGGCCCACGCGACGGCGTCCGCGTGCCAGGTCAACAACCTGCATCTGCTCCGCGGCATGCTGGGCAGCCCCGGCTGCGGCCTGCTGCAGATGAACGGCCAGCCCACCGCCCAGAACAACAGGGAGTGCGGGGCCGACGGCGACCTGCCGGGCTTCCGCAACTGGGAGAACCCGCAGCATGTGGAGGACCTGGCCCGGCTGTGGAACGTTGACCCGGGCATCATCCCGGACTGGGCCCCGCCCACCCACGCCCTGCAGATCTTCCGCTACGTCGAGCAGGGCTCCATCGGCCTGCTGTGGATTTCCGCCACAAACCCTGCCGTGTCCATGCCGCAGCTGGAACGCATACGTCACATCCTGGACAAGGACAGCCTGTTCCTGGTGGTGCAGGACATCTACCTCACCGAAACAGCGCAGTATGCCGACGTCGTCCTCCCCTGCGCTGCGTGGGGCGAGAAGACCGGCACCTTCACCAACGTTGACCGGACCGTCCACCTGTCCGAGAAGGCCGTCGATCCGCCGGGCGAGGCACGGAGCGACCTCGACGTCTTCCTCGACTATGCCCGCCGGATGGGTTTTACGGACAGGGACGGGCAGCCACTGCTGGACTGGTCCGGCCCCGAGGACGGCTTCGAGGCCTGGAAGGAATGCTCGCGCGGCCGGCCGTGCGACTACACGGGGCTCAGCTACGACAAGCTCCGCGGCGGCAGCGGCATCCAGTGGCCCTGCACCGCGGAGCAGCCCGGCGGCACCGAGCGACTGTACACCGACGCCGAATTCCCCACCGCGCCCGAGCACTGCGAGTCCTTCGGGCACGACCTCCTCACCGGCGCCACCACGGGCGAAACCCAGTACAAGGCAACCGTCGAACCCGGGAAGGCCTGGCTCAAGGCCCTCGAGTACACGCCGCCGCACGAGGAACCCGACGCCGACTACCCGTTGCGCTACACCACCGGCCGGACGGCGTACCACTTCCACACCCGGACCAAGACCGGCCGCAGCCGCCGCCTCAATGGCGCCGCACCGGAGCCATGGATCGAGATGTCCGTGGAGGACGCCGCACGCGCCGGCTGCCAGGAGGGGGACATCGCCCGGGTGACGTCACGCCGCGGCAGCCTGGAAGTTCCGGTGCGGGTCGGGGACATCCGGCCGGGCACCGTCTTCGCGCCGTTCCACTATGGCTACTGGGACACGTCCGACGGCGGCCGGCACCGTGCCGCGAACGAACTCACCGTCACCGAATGGGACCCGGTGTCCAAGCAGCCACTGTTCAAGAACGCGGCCGTCCGGGTGGAAAAGCTGCGGAGCGGCGACGGCCCGTCGAAGGCCCCGGACACCACCGCATCCCGCCGCGCGACAGGAGCCCGGCGATGA
- a CDS encoding FUSC family protein: MKLLAEMFTLAPPNKDHHVAVRCAVGVFVPLITLVLLGRLDLAIFASFGAFTGIYGRGELHRKRFFIQVRAGALMLLVILLATVTARVVHAGGLSHEAGIWLQVLATTLVAGGCSLVIARWRHRPAGSLFHIFAFAAIASIPNQPPLWQCLLVSVVTTLFCLAVGLSSRVLRSHRTPWEMPPPVRLTAEEKRAARLEAGGYLVAAGLAGTLATLVGQLLGFGHNYWAMVAAVVPLVGRTTRHRIARGIQRIIGTVLGLILLAGILLLQPVPWQTVLVIAVCQFGAELFIARNYVLAQVFVTPLALTSTLLVSPAAPGILLRDRIVETVIGAAVGIGVVLAPAVWSRLSQRTSAGVPAR, from the coding sequence GTGAAGCTGCTGGCCGAGATGTTCACCCTTGCCCCGCCAAACAAGGATCATCACGTCGCCGTGCGGTGCGCCGTGGGGGTGTTCGTGCCGCTGATCACCCTGGTGCTGCTGGGCCGCCTGGACCTGGCGATTTTTGCCTCCTTCGGCGCATTCACGGGCATCTACGGCCGCGGGGAGCTGCACCGCAAGCGGTTCTTCATTCAGGTCCGGGCGGGTGCGCTCATGCTCCTGGTGATCCTCCTGGCCACGGTGACCGCCCGCGTCGTGCACGCGGGCGGACTGTCCCACGAGGCGGGCATCTGGCTGCAGGTTCTGGCCACCACCCTCGTGGCCGGCGGCTGCTCACTGGTGATCGCCCGGTGGCGGCACCGGCCGGCCGGCTCGCTGTTCCACATCTTCGCGTTCGCCGCGATCGCGTCCATCCCCAACCAGCCGCCGCTGTGGCAGTGCTTGCTGGTGTCCGTCGTGACCACGCTTTTCTGCCTGGCGGTGGGGCTGTCCTCCCGGGTACTGCGGAGCCACCGGACGCCGTGGGAGATGCCTCCGCCCGTCCGGCTTACCGCCGAGGAGAAGCGTGCGGCCCGGCTCGAGGCCGGGGGCTACCTGGTGGCCGCGGGGCTCGCAGGCACCCTCGCGACCCTCGTGGGCCAGCTGCTCGGCTTCGGGCACAACTACTGGGCCATGGTGGCGGCAGTCGTTCCGCTGGTGGGACGCACCACCCGGCACCGCATCGCCCGCGGCATCCAGAGGATCATCGGCACAGTGCTGGGCCTCATCCTGCTGGCGGGCATCCTGCTGCTGCAGCCCGTGCCATGGCAGACGGTCCTGGTGATCGCCGTCTGCCAGTTCGGCGCCGAGCTCTTCATTGCCCGGAACTACGTGCTGGCCCAGGTTTTCGTGACGCCGCTGGCACTGACCTCGACGCTGCTGGTCTCGCCTGCCGCGCCCGGCATCCTCCTCCGGGACCGGATCGTGGAGACGGTGATCGGCGCGGCAGTCGGAATCGGCGTGGTGCTGGCCCCCGCCGTGTGGTCCCGGCTTTCGCAGCGGACTTCGGCGGGAGTGCCGGCGCGGTAA
- a CDS encoding amino acid-binding protein — protein sequence MKPQAPKSPVRNHHKPTPAAAELSCEVCGQMPEPTKTRLTVANVAVMLPIELLVHALVVQTHLPYVAKVLVLTLTATVLVIWVAEPSAARILRRWLHAPALRHRRRLGTAPALWRARTVLRDEPGSLKRITRSLALLDTNILGIHVHPVRGGVMDEFVLSAPGGVSERQLLEALMDGGGRSTQVWPTTALAMADGQTKALSLATRIAAAPGELPLAVAELLSARILDPGSESARHGGATNDAGTVLKIPTAWHGPITFFRPGEPFTPAESARAHRLAELAEILAHREPLRVGQNPDG from the coding sequence ATGAAGCCCCAGGCGCCGAAGTCCCCCGTGCGGAACCATCACAAACCGACCCCCGCCGCGGCCGAGCTCAGCTGCGAAGTCTGCGGGCAGATGCCCGAGCCCACCAAGACACGCCTCACGGTGGCCAATGTCGCCGTCATGCTGCCCATCGAACTGCTGGTGCACGCGCTGGTGGTGCAGACGCATCTGCCTTACGTGGCCAAGGTACTGGTCCTGACGCTGACGGCCACGGTCCTGGTGATCTGGGTGGCCGAGCCGTCCGCGGCGCGGATCCTGCGGCGGTGGCTCCACGCGCCCGCGCTGCGGCACCGACGGCGGCTTGGCACGGCACCTGCGCTGTGGCGTGCCCGGACGGTGCTCCGCGACGAGCCCGGCTCCCTCAAGCGGATCACCAGGTCGCTGGCACTGCTGGACACCAACATCCTGGGCATCCACGTCCATCCGGTTCGGGGCGGGGTGATGGATGAATTCGTCCTGTCCGCCCCCGGCGGAGTCAGCGAGCGCCAGCTGCTGGAAGCCCTGATGGACGGCGGCGGACGCAGCACGCAGGTCTGGCCCACCACAGCCCTGGCCATGGCCGACGGGCAGACCAAGGCCCTGAGCCTGGCCACACGGATCGCCGCCGCGCCGGGGGAGCTTCCGCTGGCCGTGGCGGAACTGCTGTCCGCCAGGATCCTCGACCCCGGCAGCGAGTCAGCCCGCCACGGCGGTGCAACGAACGACGCCGGCACCGTCCTGAAGATTCCGACCGCCTGGCACGGACCCATCACCTTTTTCCGTCCCGGCGAACCGTTCACGCCCGCTGAGTCGGCCCGCGCCCACCGGCTCGCGGAGCTCGCCGAAATCCTGGCGCACCGGGAGCCTCTTCGGGTCGGTCAGAACCCGGACGGATAG
- a CDS encoding aldo/keto reductase produces the protein MKTVRLGNSGLEISAVVLGMMSYGDPGKGSHEWSVGLEEARPFVRRAYEAGITTFDTANVYSAGSSEEITGALLKELAPREEVQIATKVHGRMRQARNGAGLSRAAIMHEIDASLTRLGTDYVDLYQIHRYDPVTPVEETMEALHDVVKAGKARYIGASSMWAWQFARMQHVAELNGWTRFVSMQDQYNLLEREEEREMHPFCLATGVGVIPWSPLARGNLTRPWGAAGSGTRKDMDEFGKGLYKQDEDANRAIVDAVAAVADERGVPMAQIALAWSAGKSAVTAPIIGATKERHIDDAAAAVQLNLTESEVRRLEESYTPRYPSGF, from the coding sequence GTGAAAACGGTCCGACTTGGAAACTCCGGTCTGGAAATCAGCGCCGTTGTCCTGGGCATGATGAGCTACGGCGATCCGGGAAAGGGCTCGCACGAGTGGAGCGTGGGCCTCGAGGAAGCCAGGCCGTTCGTGCGGCGCGCCTACGAAGCGGGCATCACCACCTTCGACACAGCGAATGTGTACTCGGCCGGTTCGAGCGAGGAGATCACCGGCGCCCTGCTCAAGGAACTGGCGCCCCGTGAGGAGGTCCAGATCGCCACCAAGGTCCACGGCCGGATGCGCCAGGCCCGCAACGGCGCCGGCCTCAGCCGGGCCGCGATCATGCACGAGATCGACGCATCCCTCACCCGGCTTGGCACGGACTACGTGGACCTGTACCAGATCCACCGCTATGACCCGGTGACTCCCGTCGAGGAGACGATGGAGGCCCTGCACGACGTCGTGAAGGCAGGAAAGGCCCGGTACATCGGGGCGTCAAGCATGTGGGCCTGGCAGTTCGCCCGGATGCAGCATGTGGCGGAGCTGAACGGCTGGACCAGGTTCGTGTCGATGCAGGACCAGTACAACCTCCTCGAGCGGGAGGAAGAGCGGGAAATGCACCCGTTCTGCCTGGCAACAGGTGTGGGCGTCATCCCCTGGAGCCCGCTGGCGCGCGGAAACCTGACCAGGCCCTGGGGTGCTGCGGGGTCCGGGACCCGGAAGGACATGGACGAGTTCGGCAAGGGCCTGTACAAGCAGGACGAGGACGCGAACAGGGCCATCGTCGACGCAGTCGCCGCCGTGGCCGACGAACGCGGCGTGCCGATGGCGCAGATCGCCTTGGCCTGGAGCGCGGGCAAGTCCGCAGTCACCGCCCCCATCATCGGGGCGACGAAGGAACGCCATATCGACGACGCCGCTGCCGCCGTCCAACTTAACCTGACCGAGTCGGAGGTCCGGCGCCTCGAAGAAAGCTACACGCCCCGCTATCCGTCCGGGTTCTGA